aaaaaaaaaagctgcaTTTAGTTCAAAAGCTTGAGCTGCTTTTCTTTTCctgatttttgtttgttttcgaTTGGGTCCGTCTGATTAGGAAGATGGACCCACCATTCAAGAGAAACATATGCCAAAGTATAAAAGAATCTAGCTTAATAATTGTTGTTACTTTAATTTACTGTTATTACATTTGTGCCACTTGTTTGAGATTCCGGTAGAACTCATCTTAATTAAAAACTAGCCAAttaatcaagccctttaacatATCTATACTAGGCTGGTCCAATATAGTGcacatacactagagtgggctcCACTGGGTACGTACATAACAGATCACCACGCTTCCACAGTCGTCATCCTCGACGACTTTCACTCTAGGCAGATTTCACTCTAACGTTAGATAGCTATTTCCAAGCGGTTCTACTTTACTCCAAGATTTCTACCTAGTGACAGGTAACCCTTTCTTGATAGTTTTCATCCTACTTCAGGTAGCCCTTCTCCTAGATAGCCCTCTCCTTGATTTAAACCTGTGACGTGATGtctggctctaataccaaatgttaggtacttgactgaTACACCAAAAGCTCAAGAGTTGATGTAATGCGTTAAATCAAACcgtttaacctatctcatattAGGCTAACCAAtctagagtgggccccattgGGCACACAACAGAGCGCATGCAAGAGCCCCTAAGTCATTCCATCCTTGGTAGTGAAGTGATCATTATAATGTGGCATGCTATATACTCCAATGAACAAAaccttttacccaaaaaaaaataaaaaataaacaaaaccatGCAACCCTAGCTTCTAGTTGTTTCGATGAGAAAGTAATGGCACTCAACAATTTTAAATTTGGAATTGAGGGTTGAATCGAtccatgccttttttttttatcgtgaATAGATTAGAATTAGCCGGAATCAGTTGGAATCGGTTCCaataaaaccctagaattgaccCTATATCTTATATCTAGAATCGAGATTGATCACAGCCTATTCGATTATAATTGATTGATTGTAGAATAGTTGAATTAATTTCCCCTTCCGAACACTTTTGCTCATGTGGGTCCGCTTAAACTTGAAAAACTTTAAACTTCCTTTTCTCCCCGCCTAGCCCTCCTGCAGTATGGCTTCAAACTTGGAACTTTTAGAAGGATGGCATCATATAATTTCAACTTGAAACTTCCTTTTCTAACGTGGCTACTTCCCAAAAAGATCCTCTGCAGCACCCTGCCTAGGTTATGAGCGGGAATCTTCACGTATGTGAGTGTACGTGAATGATTCACAATCGTTCAGATAGAATCCAATCTGTGAGAATATTCCATTTGAACGACTGTGAGTCGTTCACATACGCTCATGTATGTGAAGATTCACCGGACTAACCcaggctgcatgtgcagcgccggATAGAGTGAGGCATGAAAAGACCACCTCACCTCTTCTTGGGCAGGGATAAGAcggtcttttcacgcctcactCCGGGCAGagtgctggacaggagccaagtCTGGGTACTTCTTGttcatttttgttattttggcACACATATGTAGTAGAATTCTATAAATGGATTAATTCATGACAGTAACTCGAAACTTCTGCAAATGCCTTACAAGAACATACCAAAAAATTTTTGTTCTTCAGTTTTCATGGAAACTAGAACTAATCAACTATATATAACTGATTTATTTCTACGAGTCtgttttaataatttatattaattgtTCAGCTTCGAGCCTCCTTTGTCTGTTGACCCTTGCAATGAAATCTTCGACTCTTTGTTTCAACTCATCAGGTGGCAAACCAGGCTCCTCTTCTCCATTCAAACTGTTATTATCTCCTTCTGaattctccttttctccttcgtTTTGgcctctttcttcttgttcatcTTCATGAACCCTCTTTATGGTCTCTTCAATCAAAGGCAACTCCAAGTCGTTCCTTgcttctattttctcttcatgGGAAGAAAACCTCCGGAGGCTTTGGCTTCTTTTCATATACTCATCGTAGATGTCGTCGGCAGCTGGTGATGGGGAGGAAGAGCCCACCAGTTTAGATTCTCCAACaaggaagatgatgatgatgttgcagACAACAAACAGACATTTTGGGGTGAAGAGGAAAGACCTCATTTTTGGgagagagacaaagaaataaaaggatTTCATGGAAGAGAATAGAGGGGGAAACCAAAGAGGGCTTGAACAAAAAAGGGTATAAGTGAGAGCAGTGAGAGAGTAGAGGATGAGGGTACTTAGAAACTGGTTTTTCTTGTACTTCTTCTTGTTCATGGCTTTTTCTCTCTTGATGGGATCCATTGGTACGTGAAGAGGGTTGGTTTTAAAAGGGAATAAGGGTTTAATAATAATTACTGGGTTTCTAGCTAACTAGCTGTGTATAGCTATGATAAGGGATcctttgagagaaaaaaaaaaaaaaaaaaaacctatagaAGCAAATTTGGGGAAGAATGGAATGGAAGAGATGGGAGTTAGGGAAGCTAGCTCAGAGAGGATTCCCATCTGACAGAACATAGAGAAGTGCGAAAGAGGGCTTTATATAGTGGGAGGAAGAGGAacaggaagaggaagagagggttTGTTTGTTTGTGGCATTCATCACATGCcacatctttttcttctttaatgcATGGGGGAGTTAGGGGTGACTTTTTCAAAAGCCATGAGAGGTATCGATCACTGGTATTGCTTTCCACTATTCTTAGTTGATGGATTTGGACTTGCTTCTCTCTACACCATTCATCACTCACTGCAACTAACAACTGATCTATCAAATAGCTTTATTAAGTGGTGAATGAAGGcgccaaatatcatttagaaATGTACAGCGAAGGGCTGGAAGTAGGaaaattatcgtctccatttatctgccccttcattttcttcattacatctaataggggagagtggaccccactcgggcagtgtgttcgggcaaggggtagggtagtcatttcCACTCCCCTATTAGATGTAATGGAGAAAATGAAGGGGTAGATAAATGGAGATGATAAAGATCCCTGGAAGTAAGGGTGTAAATCGGGGATCATTATCGTCTCTGATTCCCTGCCCAGTACAGTTGTCTGGATCCTCTCATAGGGAGCcgaaaatgacgacctaacccgctgcccgaacacactactcGAATgaggttaagtcatcattttCGCCTCCCTATGAGAGAAACTGGACAATCGTTGATTTGGTCCAGTTTCAATCTCTTATTAGGTCAATCCAAAACCGAATTGCTAAGGAAATTTTCGAGTTTGATTCAGTTTTCTACCAGTTTTTATTATCATTTGTAATCGGGCTAATATCGGGTTCAATCCGGTTGGTTTCAGATTTTCATGTATACATAATGAAAAAGTCCTgggtttgttttggttttctatCAAGTTAATTATTAATCCAGTCTCGGTGTTTTATCGGGTTTggtccaattttatttttagtcgGCCCGGTTTAATTCCAACTTCTACCAGTaccataaaaccctaacccaaaatcaaaccgattGAGGTACAAGATGAACTGGTCAGTTTTAGTCAATCCAGCCGGTTTGGGCTGAACTTAGACACCCTTAGCTAGGTCATGGGTGTGTCATGATGAGCCAATCAAGGCGCTTAAAAGTATGCAATTTGGGTGGTTTTATATATATGGACCCCTAATtagaaatttcaatttatgtccTTCAGTTTTCAAGTTCCACCTAATATTTCAAAACCGGTCCCAGCGAGGCCCGGATCTGGTCCACTTCCTGTTTTGTTGACCTTTCACTCTATCATTGGCCCGCTGAGGTTAAACAAAAATCAGAACTAGGCATGGGTAAGGGTGTGAGTCCGTCGATTCAGCTCGATTTCAGTCTGTTATTGGctcaatccaaaaccaaactagTAAGGAAATTTTCGATTTACCTCTGTTGTGATTCAATTTTTAAATTGGTATTTGTTGTAATCGTTTGTAATTGGGCTCTATTGGGTTTGGTCTGGTCGGTTTCAGCTATACGTATGGAAATTAGTGGAAAATCTAGGGGGATTTTTTCGGTTTCTTATCGGGCTACTATTCGTCCGATCTCAGTTTTTATTGtttcaatccaatttttttccttatttttttgtctGTTTGGTTAAATAATCTCAAATGGTGTTGCATGCAATGTTCGCCTTACTCctacccaaacgccttgcccaagtgggggtaaagTGATCATTGCATGCAAcactgtgtctgggcagcacaATCTTGCTAGGCAGCTCAGTAATAAAGGATCTGAAATAAACCGCTAAAAGATTTAGTACGAGAGGAACCGACCAATTTCGATCTGACCAACACAGACTGGGGGAGTCATGGTGAGCCAATCACGGCTCAAAAGTATATAATTTGGGTGGTATTGTAGGTATTTTTATATATTCTTGATATGGATCCCTAATtagaaattttcaatttctgcCCTTCAGTTTTGAAGTCCCACCTAATGTTTTAAACCCCAGCCCAGCAAAGCCGAGGCCTATCCTCTTCCGGTTTTGTTGACCATTAACCATATCACCGATCCACAGGGGTTAAAACAAAAACTAGAACAGGATGTGTGTAAACTTTTGAATTGTTATCCCCTCTAATTAGCTGCTCCttttaattcctccaattcctcacatgaggTGGAAATGATCATCCTACTCTTTAACTGAAAatactgcccaaggtggggtctaTTCCCCCAtgttagaggaattggaagaattggAAGTGCccatgaattggaggtgataattattcgttTTCCTTCATCCCTAGAGGAAAGAAATCACTTCTTTCACTGGTGATGCGATTGAACTCCTGTATCATCATTAAATTCTCTTCCCTTATTATACATGATCAAAAATGCGCTTCCTGATCCACAATAATCCAAATGACTAAAATATCCTTAAATGTGAAGATTCCCTCTCCACCATAGGTGTAGAGAAACTTGATCGAATCCCAAAAAGGACTAATACCTTCTTTCTATCTCTAAGTCGATCACTTGACTACATGTCTCTAACCTCTAAATATTAAACAAGTTTCCATTTGGCTTTCCAATTGCTTTTAGTAAAGATATCCTTCAATTATTTCCTTTTGCAGGATAGATCGAGGTATACAATAATTAGTGAATATGAACCATTAGTGAAGAAGACACACATATGAGTTCGGAAGGGAAAAAACTTTATAAACAAAGAGTCTAATGACGAGGATGGTAAAGATAAATGATATTTTAATCCCAaaatacttaattttttaatatttgattgttaaaaactgattttgtgTAAGATCCGAATCCTCTCCAAAGAGATATCCAACAGCTGGGTTGACTGGTACACATTTCATCAGCGCACCCCTAATCAATACACTCAGCTAGCCCAGCCCGTTGGATGACGCCCTTATTGGAAAGGATCCCTATCCAAATGTACCCTAATTGCATGCGTatcaaaaatagtaaaaagagAAATGTGCTTCCTCGCTCTTGCTTTTCTTTACCAGGAATGTATGATTTCTAAGATGGCCTGTTAGTCTTTCTTACATATACGGTCCTAATATGTGTCACGTGGTAAGTTAGGAAAAAATAAGCCTCAAAGCAAAGCCTTGTCATCAACTTTCTGCTTGGAATATAATTGttcacaaaataaaaatgaagttttaaaattaaattagaaaattcAACTTTTGGGAAATAGTTGAAGACAAATGGATTGCTAAAGAACACCAACCCCCCgcccccacccaaaaaacaaaagtccTATTAGAGGGTATAATATCTGGTCAAGGTTTCAAGCCGCCTTCGAATTAGGCAGGTGTCAAATTTTATGTTTCTCTACtgaaaaaaaagttttatgTTTCACCTTCCAATATAACTAATCatattaaaaattttatccgtagaaaaaaaatccccaatTCGAAATCAAACTGATAAAGGTACAAGATGAACTGGTGAGTTTTAGTTGATCCAACCGGTTTGGGCTgaactttgacacccttagctagGTCATGAGTGTGTCATGATGAGCCAATCAAGGCGCTTAAAAGTATGCAATTTGGATGGTTTTATATATATGGACCCCTAATTagaaaatttcaatttatgtccTTGAGTTTTCAAGTTCCACCTAATATTTCAAAACCCGGCCCAGCGAGGCCTGGATCTGGTCCGAGGCCCGGATCTGGTCCGCTTCCTGCTTTGTTGACCTTTCACTTTATCATTGGCCCACTGAGGTTAAACGAAAACCAGGACTAGGCat
The nucleotide sequence above comes from Telopea speciosissima isolate NSW1024214 ecotype Mountain lineage chromosome 3, Tspe_v1, whole genome shotgun sequence. Encoded proteins:
- the LOC122653917 gene encoding uncharacterized protein LOC122653917, giving the protein MRSFLFTPKCLFVVCNIIIIFLVGESKLVGSSSPSPAADDIYDEYMKRSQSLRRFSSHEEKIEARNDLELPLIEETIKRVHEDEQEERGQNEGEKENSEGDNNSLNGEEEPGLPPDELKQRVEDFIARVNRQRRLEAEQLI